Part of the Wolbachia endosymbiont (group B) of Eucosma cana genome, ATGTACGGTCAAGAATAATGATGATGGATTATCAACAGGCATGAGTCCTGCTTTAGACATCTCAAAAACACCAATTTCATTTGCAGGGCCAAATCTATTTTTAATAGTACGTAAAATGCGATATTGATTACTATTTTCACCCTCAAAATATAGTACTGTATCTACCATATGCTCCAGGGTTTTAGGTCCCGCTATTTGTCCATCTTTCGTTATATGGCCAACTATTAAGAGAGAAACACCATATTGCTTTGCAAGAACAGTCAATTCATGAGCGCAGGTACGGACTTGAGTTACAGTTCCTGGTGCTGATGTGACTTTGCTATCATACATAGTTTGTATAGAATCAATTATCAAGAACTTAATACTTTTATTTTTCCTTATTGTTGCTACTACATCAGTTAAAGATACTGTAGATAAAAGCTTAATTTTAGGTTCATTTATCTTAAGACGCTTTGCTCTGAGGCTCACTTGCTCTAAAGATTCCTCGCCAGATACATAAAGACATTCAAAAGAGGAAAGTTGTACAACATTAGCTGCAATCCTAAGCAAAAGAGTAGATTTTCCAATTCCAGGTTCACCACCAATTAAAATGCTAGCACCTTGAACGATACCTCCACCAAAAACTCTATCTAACTCTTCTATTCCTGTTAAAAAACGATCGGGGGTAATAATTTCACTATCTGATAACGCTTTTATTGAAATTGGTGCAGATGTACTTCTCGTTTCTGTTTTTAGTACTATTTCTTCGACAACCGTATCCCAACTGTCACATGCAATACACCTTCCTACCCACCTTCCAGTGCTATGACCGCAGAATTGACATACGTATGCAGTTTTCATAAAAGCCAAAATTATAATTGTAATAAAAATTAGCTAAATAAGTGAAATAAATTTAAATAGAGAAAATTACCAATCACACTTTTTATCTTGTGGTTTTATTTGCAATATTGCTACTAAGCTGACTAATAAGCAAAAAATTACATAAAGCCCAGCAGCAAAGTCTATTTTAGGAAACATTATAGTAAACCAAGTGCATATCATAGGAGTAAATCCACCATGCAGGGCATAAGAAATGTTACGTGATAAACTCACACCACTAAATCTAACATTAGTAGGAAAAAGCTCAGCAGTAACTATCCCTATAGGATTAATACCCCTCTCGATTATAGAAAGAGCCATCACACTCAACATAATTATTAGGTAGCTTTTATAGTAATATGCAATAGATAACATAGGACAACATATTACCATTGTTATCACTATAAATAAGATTGCAGTGCGTTCTCTTCCTGTTTTATCAGCTAAAATTCCAAGCACTATTGAAGATATCGGCATTAATATACTGGTTATAATGAGTACAACTTCGTTGACATACGTTGTTACATAAGTTTCAACAGACACTATTTCTTTTGCAATTGTTCTAAGAAATATGGTAAATCCAACAGCAACATT contains:
- the radA gene encoding DNA repair protein RadA encodes the protein MKTAYVCQFCGHSTGRWVGRCIACDSWDTVVEEIVLKTETRSTSAPISIKALSDSEIITPDRFLTGIEELDRVFGGGIVQGASILIGGEPGIGKSTLLLRIAANVVQLSSFECLYVSGEESLEQVSLRAKRLKINEPKIKLLSTVSLTDVVATIRKNKSIKFLIIDSIQTMYDSKVTSAPGTVTQVRTCAHELTVLAKQYGVSLLIVGHITKDGQIAGPKTLEHMVDTVLYFEGENSNQYRILRTIKNRFGPANEIGVFEMSKAGLMPVDNPSSLFLTVHDREVVGSAVFAGVEGSRPILMEVQALIARTNMATPRRAVVGWDINRLAMIIAVLSARCKMFLHDKEVYLNIAGGLKIQEPSADLAVAASLISSLVNLPLLTSSIICGEVALSGEIRNVSHADLRLREAQKLGFKKAIMPKNGNYSSHDIEIIKLGHIKELKEVFNHN